In a single window of the Streptacidiphilus sp. P02-A3a genome:
- a CDS encoding MFS transporter, with protein MSVLAEPRPGAERRERRAAGGLPTLLAVALASVMLPLTVTGPAVALPSLATSLGAGVGAGQWVQNAYGVTFAACLLAAGGLGDRFGRKRVLLIGIEIFLAMSLVCGLASNIVLIDVARAVQGVGAAGVLTSGAAILAATFEGPARARAFGVLGASFGFGLALGPLVAGALVSAISWRSVFLMNVVLGAVVLLLVPKVRESRDPEARSVDWGGLVTFSGSLFLVAMVFVEGPDQGWASAAAVGSLVGAVVFMALFVAVELRVERPMFDLSLFRRPTFIVVVCQPFTITFGFVVLLVYLPQYFQGVGGHSSTVAGAMLLPLTVPVLVLPLLAGRLAARLPLRVMLAASSALIAAGSLWLVVLQPGDSWATLVGPLLVFGIGVGSAFGVMDNAAVSVVPVERSGMASGIFNTMRITGESVAIAGAGALLASLAGSDLRHRASSLTASQVKSLAGDAVQGRLGGSLDAIPASGRAAASTAVGHALTTAMHTTFIVLAVLALLGAVTTYAVVRDRELKHD; from the coding sequence ATGAGCGTGCTAGCCGAACCCCGCCCGGGGGCTGAGCGCCGGGAGCGCCGCGCGGCCGGCGGACTGCCGACCCTGCTGGCGGTGGCGCTCGCCAGCGTGATGCTGCCGCTGACCGTCACCGGACCGGCCGTCGCCCTCCCGAGCCTGGCGACCAGCCTGGGCGCCGGGGTGGGCGCCGGGCAGTGGGTGCAGAACGCCTACGGAGTGACCTTCGCCGCCTGCCTGCTGGCGGCGGGCGGCCTGGGCGACCGCTTCGGCCGCAAGCGGGTGCTGCTGATCGGGATCGAGATCTTCCTGGCGATGTCCCTGGTCTGCGGCCTGGCCTCGAACATCGTGCTGATCGACGTCGCCCGCGCGGTCCAGGGCGTGGGCGCGGCCGGGGTGCTCACCAGCGGTGCGGCGATCCTGGCCGCCACCTTCGAGGGGCCCGCCCGGGCCCGCGCCTTCGGGGTGCTGGGGGCCTCCTTCGGCTTCGGCCTGGCCCTCGGACCCCTGGTCGCCGGCGCCCTGGTCAGCGCGATCAGCTGGCGCTCGGTCTTCCTGATGAACGTGGTGCTCGGCGCGGTCGTGCTGCTGCTGGTGCCGAAGGTCCGCGAGTCGCGCGACCCGGAGGCCCGGTCGGTGGACTGGGGCGGGCTGGTGACCTTCAGCGGCAGCCTGTTCCTGGTCGCCATGGTCTTCGTCGAGGGCCCCGACCAGGGCTGGGCCAGTGCCGCCGCAGTGGGCTCGCTGGTCGGCGCGGTGGTGTTCATGGCGCTCTTCGTGGCGGTGGAACTGCGGGTCGAGCGGCCGATGTTCGACCTGTCGCTGTTCCGCCGGCCGACCTTCATCGTGGTGGTCTGCCAGCCGTTCACCATCACCTTCGGCTTCGTGGTGCTGCTGGTCTACCTGCCGCAGTACTTCCAGGGCGTGGGCGGGCACAGCTCCACCGTGGCCGGGGCGATGCTGCTGCCGCTGACCGTGCCGGTGCTGGTACTGCCGCTGCTGGCCGGACGGCTCGCGGCCAGGCTGCCGCTGCGGGTGATGCTCGCGGCCAGCTCGGCGCTGATCGCGGCCGGTTCGCTGTGGCTGGTGGTGCTCCAGCCCGGGGACAGCTGGGCGACGCTGGTCGGGCCGCTGCTGGTCTTCGGCATCGGCGTCGGCAGCGCCTTCGGGGTGATGGACAACGCCGCCGTGAGCGTGGTCCCGGTGGAGCGCTCGGGGATGGCCTCGGGCATCTTCAACACCATGCGGATCACCGGTGAGTCGGTGGCCATCGCCGGGGCCGGAGCCCTGCTGGCCAGCCTCGCCGGAAGCGACCTGCGGCACCGCGCGAGCAGTTTGACGGCCAGTCAGGTCAAGTCGCTGGCCGGTGACGCGGTGCAGGGACGGCTCGGCGGATCACTCGACGCGATCCCCGCCTCCGGTCGCGCGGCGGCGAGCACCGCCGTCGGGCACGCGTTGACCACGGCCATGCACACCACCTTCATCGTGCTGGCGGTACTGGCCCTGCTCGGCGCGGTCACCACCTACGCGGTGGTCCGCGACCGCGAACTCAAGCACGACTGA
- a CDS encoding aldo/keto reductase produces the protein MRTRELSPGLEVGAIGLGCMGMSFAYSRSRRDDAESIRVINRAIDLGATLIDTADVYGPHTNEELVGRAIRGRRDELVLASKCGLVVRDGEIVPEGRPEQLRAAAEGSLRRLGVDRIDLYQLHRVDPQVPVEESWGVLVELVAEGKVGSIGLSEVTVEQLDAAHRIHPVATVQSELSLWSQDQLDEIVPWCRANGAGFIAYSPLGRAFLTGAITAARQLESDDWRLGNPRFQPAAIEANQKLADGVADVAARYGSTASQVALAWVLAQGEQVVPIPGTKRLAYLEENVRASELDLTAEDLGLLGRLGREVVGTRY, from the coding sequence ATGCGTACCCGAGAGCTCAGCCCTGGACTTGAGGTCGGCGCGATCGGCCTCGGCTGCATGGGCATGAGCTTCGCCTACAGCCGCAGCCGCCGGGACGACGCCGAGTCGATCCGGGTGATCAACCGGGCGATCGACCTCGGCGCCACCCTGATCGACACCGCCGACGTCTACGGACCGCACACCAACGAGGAGTTGGTCGGCCGGGCGATCCGCGGCCGACGCGACGAACTGGTGCTGGCCAGCAAGTGCGGACTGGTCGTCCGGGACGGCGAGATCGTCCCCGAGGGCCGTCCGGAACAGCTGCGGGCAGCCGCCGAGGGCTCGCTGCGGCGGCTCGGCGTGGACCGGATCGACCTCTACCAGCTGCACCGGGTGGACCCGCAGGTGCCGGTGGAGGAGTCCTGGGGCGTGCTGGTGGAGCTGGTCGCCGAGGGCAAGGTCGGCAGCATCGGCCTGTCCGAGGTCACCGTCGAGCAGCTGGACGCGGCCCACCGGATCCACCCGGTGGCCACCGTCCAGAGCGAGCTCTCGCTGTGGAGCCAGGACCAGCTGGACGAGATCGTGCCCTGGTGCCGCGCCAACGGCGCCGGTTTCATCGCCTACTCGCCGCTCGGCCGGGCCTTCCTCACCGGCGCGATCACCGCCGCCCGGCAACTGGAGAGCGACGACTGGCGGCTGGGCAACCCGCGGTTCCAGCCCGCCGCGATCGAGGCCAACCAGAAGCTCGCCGACGGCGTCGCCGATGTCGCCGCCCGCTACGGCAGCACCGCCTCGCAGGTCGCACTGGCCTGGGTGCTGGCCCAGGGCGAGCAGGTGGTGCCGATCCCCGGCACCAAGCGGCTGGCCTACCTGGAGGAGAACGTCCGCGCGTCCGAACTCGACCTCACCGCCGAAGACCTCGGCCTGCTCGGCCGGTTGGGCCGGGAGGTCGTCGGCACCCGCTACTGA